DNA sequence from the Candidatus Fluviicola riflensis genome:
AATAATTCTTCCGTTCGATATTCCTCGATGTGCAACTTGGTTGTTGGTAGTACTTGTTGCCATTCGGCGAAAGAATCCTGCAACATGTAACAGGCAATTGTCGGAATAATTCCTACACGTAAACGATCCTGATAGGTTCCTGCAAACTGTGTGGTAAGTGTTGAAACAGCTTCCAGTTCTCCCTGAATCTGACGAAGAATCGGAATGAGTTCCTGCCCGAAATCAGTCAACTCCAACGGCGAAGCATCACGTTGAAAAATCACGAACCCCAACTGCTCTTCCGCTTTTTTGATTTGCATGGAAAGCGTAGGCTGAGTGACAAAACAATTTGCCGCTGCCTTACTAAAACTTCCTGTTTCGGCCAATGCCAGGATATAAGCGAGTTGCTGAGTGGAAACCATATCAATATTACTTATCGAAATATAAAATTAATCAATAATATTTATAACAGAGCACTCGTATCTTTGTACGCAAAAAACAACGACGATGGAAACTCAAACAGCATATATCACACAACTCAACAGATTATTGGCCACGTACCAGATCCATTACCAGAATATCCGTGCATTGCACTGGAATATTAAGGGCTCTCATTTTTTTGAATTGCATTTGAAATACGAAGAATTGTACACGCGTACACTAGTGATCATTGACGATTTGGCCGAACGGATTCTCACCCTTGGATCAGCACCGCTTCACCGCTTTGCAGATTACCTGCGCGAGAGCAGCATTGCCGAAAATGAAACCATTTCTGACGGTAAAGAAGGAATGCGTTATTTACTTCATGCACAGCAAACATTACTGCAACTGGAGCGCGAGTTGCTTTCGCTTTCAGATAAACTGGGCGACGAAGGCACCAACTCGCTGATGAGTGATTTATTACGCGAAAAAGAAAAAACGAATTGGATGTTTAATGCCTGGTTAAACAACTAATTCCGATGAATGCCTACATTTGTAGCAAAATAAGTAATACCAATTATTCAATATAAAACAACAAACATGTCAGTATTAGTAGGAAAAAAAGCCCCTTCATTCTCTGCAGAAGCAGTAATAAACGGTAAGGAAATCGTTGAAAATTTCTCATTGGACCAATACATCGGGAAAAATCCGGTTGTGTTTTTCTTTTACCCGAAAGATTTTACGTTCGTATGTCCATCGGAATTGCACGCTTTTCAAGCTGCTTTAGGAGAATTTGAAGCACGCGGAGCAAAAGTGGTTGCTTGTTCAACCGACACGCCCGAGTCTCACTGGGGATGGTTACAAGTTCCTAAAAACAAAGGCGGAATCGAAGGAATCACCTACCCGATTGTTGCCGACACAACAAAAATCATTTCAGAAGCATTCGGTGTTTTGGCCGGTGAATACGAATATGATATGGAAGGTGGTTTGGTTGCCAGCGGACCTATGATCGCTTACCGCGGATTGTTCCTGATCAACAAGGAAGGTACGGTCATGCATCAGGTGGTAAATCACTTCCCGTTGGGAAGAAACGTTGACGAAGCCATCCGTATGGTAGATGCGTTGCAATTCCATGAAGAAAACGGTGAAGTTTGTCCGGCAAACTGGTCAAAAGGACAAGAAGGAATGAAAGATACATTTGAAGGTGTAGCCCAATATATGTCGGCTAACTAATTTTCATCAATTAATATTATTAGAAAAGCCTTCCTCGAAAACGAGGAAGGCTTTCTTCATTTTAACCAAACAGTACTTTCAATAAAAAAACAGTACGAAGTTACGCTCTTATTACCTCAGGTATAAATACCTGTTAACACAAATCACGTAAAAACACTTGTTCCATTAATTCCTAAATCAAATAAGTTTGATGAATGAAAAAAATTCTATATTTGGAAACAACAAATAAAATTGATGCTATTCACTTTGATGCTATTCATAAAAACTACTCTACTGAAACTACCGAAATTCGTGCTTTCACCGGAATTGATTTATTGAACCGTAGACAAAGAGCTATTCATTTTTATCACTATTTGTAAACTTTAAACAATTAATAACTATGTCTACAGAACCATTTGTTGGTGAGGTAAAATTGTTGGGATTCCAATTCCCCCCTTTAGGCTATTCACTATGCCAGGGGCAGACTATGTCTATTGCGGAATACACAGCTTTGTTTGCACTCATCGGAACTACTTACGGTGGTAACGGCACTACCACTTTTAACCTGCCAGACTTACAAGGACGTGTTCCTATCGGTCAGGGTCAAGGTCCAGGATTGCCTGACTACACCATTGGTGAAGAAGCAGGATCGCCTACAGTTACATTAACTTCTGCTAATTTACCTGCGCATATTCATACGGTAAATTCCATGAGGGTAGCTCTTAAAGTCAATAACGCAATCGCGGATAGTGGTACTCCTTTAGAAGGCTACCCTGGTACTTCAGGCACCAATGTTTGGGCTGAATCGGCAACTACCGGAGCAACTATGGCAGCTGATGGTGCTGTTGTATCGGGAAGTACCGATATCACAGGTTCAAACATGCCGGTTAGTATTACTAACCCTTATTTGGTGTTGAATTACTCAATTGCTATTGAAGGAATTTTCCCAAGTCGAAATTAATTTTAATAAAAACATTTTAAAAAATAAAGATTATGTCTACAGAACCATTCATCGGAGAAGTAAAATTATTGGCTTTCCAGTTTGCCCCAAAAAGTTACCAGTTATGTGCTGGTCAAATTCTAGCCATTGCGTCTAACACTGCATTGTTTTCCTTATTAGGAACAACTTATGGTGGTAACGGATCAACGACTTTCGCTTTGCCGGATTTACAAGGCCGTATGCCAATCGGACAAGGAACAGGGCCTGGATTGCCATCACACAGTATGGGGGAAGTTTCGGGTTCGCCAAGTGTTAGCCTAATGACTTCAAACATGCCAGCCCACGTTCATACGGTTAATAACGTGCGGGTTTCACTTAAAGCGAATAGCGCAATTGCGGATAGCGGTACTGCTTTGGATGGTTATCCTGGTACTTCAGGCACAAACGTTTGGGCCGAGTCGGCAACTGCTGGTGCATTTATGGCACCTGATGAAGCTGTTGTGAGCGGTACAACCGATATCACAGGTTCAAACATGCCAATTGGTATTATGAACCCGTACCTTGTAATGAACTATTCAATTGCTATCTACGGTATTTTTCCAAGTCGTAATTAATTAACATTTAATTCATATCATTTAAGGAAGCATCTAATGTAGATGTTTCCTTATTTGTTCTATTTCAAACCATGCCAAAAATAGGAGTTCTTTTACCCCGGTCAAGTTATTACGATATGATCGGTTTTGACATTCACGAGGGTTTACGTAGCGGACTAGCTCAAGCCGGGCGTGAAGATATACGAATTATAACCGAGAACATTGGTTTTGGAGCCGACAAAAATTCAGTTTACCGGGCCGCGGAACGGATGCTTTTGGACGAAAACATAGCTGTAGTATTTGCTTACCTTACTCAACGTTCTGCCCAGCTTTTACGTCCGTTGTTTATGGCTGCCAATCGTTTATTAATTGTATTGGATGCGGGTGCCAACCTTCCCCAGGAATGGCCCACCACTCCTAATATTCTTTACCATTCGTTGCACAATTCACTTGGTGCTTGGTTGAGTGGAAAAATGGCTGTTCAGGATGGGTATTCTGAAGGTGGAATGGTGACGGGATATTATGATGGCGGATATCTGCATACAGCTGCTATTACCTTCGGTTTTCAACAAAATGGCGGAGCTATAGCCTTCAATCATGCAACAGGGTATGTTAAAGAGGACTTCTCAATGACGCCCTTACTGGATTTCCGGGCAGAAAAACCTGATTCGTGTTTATTATCCCTTTTTAGTGGTGATTTTAACGAATGGTTTTTTCGCGATTTAAATGAAGTTTATTCAACCAATTGCCCTCCTGTTTATTTGGCACCGTTCAGTTTCGAGGAAATGATGCTTGAAAAAGCAGAATACCCCGGAGAGCGTGTTCAGGGCGTCGCCAGTTGGTCAAGTGAATTGGAGAATGCTGCTAACAAACAATTTTGTGAAGTCCTTACCGATTCGGGTAAAACTCCCAACTTATTCAGCCTCCTGGGTTGGGAAGCTGCTTCACTGGCCATATTTGCTTTGGAAGCAATGGAAACAAACAAAAATAATGGCCGGGCAGCTACAGAAACATTAAAGTCCAAGACATTTGAATCTCCAAGAGGAATGATTCGTTTTCACGATGCCAGCAATACTACATTGGCACCAATGTATAAAGCAAAAGTGGTGAATAACGGAAACAACTTCTGTAAACTGGTTATTCAGGAAGAATTAACTGATATCGCTTTAGCATATGATGAGCTATTTGCATTGAATCTTGACGGTGCTATTTCAGGATGGTACAATAGCTATACCTGCAACTGATGGAAAACCAACCGAGAATAGTTTTGATGTGCGGTGGTCCGTTTGCTTATCGAGGTCTTTCTGCATTGGCATACGAAAAATACCTTGCCGGAGTTGTAATCGGCACGAAAGAAACACATGTCTCCAACTTGCTCCGGCAAGAATGTGAGCAATCGTCTGTGCCGTTTTTAAACATCAACGGAAGCTCGGAAATTGAGAATTTAATCGAATGGTTAGAAGAAATTAAACCGGATGCTGTTTTCTGTATTTGTTTTCCTTACTTGATTCCTG
Encoded proteins:
- a CDS encoding phage tail protein, producing the protein MSTEPFIGEVKLLAFQFAPKSYQLCAGQILAIASNTALFSLLGTTYGGNGSTTFALPDLQGRMPIGQGTGPGLPSHSMGEVSGSPSVSLMTSNMPAHVHTVNNVRVSLKANSAIADSGTALDGYPGTSGTNVWAESATAGAFMAPDEAVVSGTTDITGSNMPIGIMNPYLVMNYSIAIYGIFPSRN
- a CDS encoding DNA starvation/stationary phase protection protein — encoded protein: METQTAYITQLNRLLATYQIHYQNIRALHWNIKGSHFFELHLKYEELYTRTLVIIDDLAERILTLGSAPLHRFADYLRESSIAENETISDGKEGMRYLLHAQQTLLQLERELLSLSDKLGDEGTNSLMSDLLREKEKTNWMFNAWLNN
- a CDS encoding phage tail protein; this encodes MSTEPFVGEVKLLGFQFPPLGYSLCQGQTMSIAEYTALFALIGTTYGGNGTTTFNLPDLQGRVPIGQGQGPGLPDYTIGEEAGSPTVTLTSANLPAHIHTVNSMRVALKVNNAIADSGTPLEGYPGTSGTNVWAESATTGATMAADGAVVSGSTDITGSNMPVSITNPYLVLNYSIAIEGIFPSRN
- a CDS encoding alkyl hydroperoxide reductase, encoding MSVLVGKKAPSFSAEAVINGKEIVENFSLDQYIGKNPVVFFFYPKDFTFVCPSELHAFQAALGEFEARGAKVVACSTDTPESHWGWLQVPKNKGGIEGITYPIVADTTKIISEAFGVLAGEYEYDMEGGLVASGPMIAYRGLFLINKEGTVMHQVVNHFPLGRNVDEAIRMVDALQFHEENGEVCPANWSKGQEGMKDTFEGVAQYMSAN
- a CDS encoding ABC transporter substrate-binding protein translates to MPKIGVLLPRSSYYDMIGFDIHEGLRSGLAQAGREDIRIITENIGFGADKNSVYRAAERMLLDENIAVVFAYLTQRSAQLLRPLFMAANRLLIVLDAGANLPQEWPTTPNILYHSLHNSLGAWLSGKMAVQDGYSEGGMVTGYYDGGYLHTAAITFGFQQNGGAIAFNHATGYVKEDFSMTPLLDFRAEKPDSCLLSLFSGDFNEWFFRDLNEVYSTNCPPVYLAPFSFEEMMLEKAEYPGERVQGVASWSSELENAANKQFCEVLTDSGKTPNLFSLLGWEAASLAIFALEAMETNKNNGRAATETLKSKTFESPRGMIRFHDASNTTLAPMYKAKVVNNGNNFCKLVIQEELTDIALAYDELFALNLDGAISGWYNSYTCN